The following are encoded in a window of Mycobacterium decipiens genomic DNA:
- a CDS encoding DUF7158 domain-containing protein, protein MSGHLIATVAGVAVPVDEVDEWEARLRSGPRAAALPASGTSEGRQLRRWLTQLIVTERLVTAEAAARGLTVADAPTEADLLPDVTARLEIGSVAAAVLADPRARALFADVTAGVEVTDDDVAGYHVRNPLRFAALCPGAHGWRAPAVVPPPLGQVRHAITEHLLGAARRRAFRVWLDAHRAALVRLAPGYEHPGDPRQPDNTHRH, encoded by the coding sequence CGCGGTACCGGTCGATGAAGTCGACGAGTGGGAAGCGCGGCTGCGTAGCGGACCGCGAGCGGCCGCACTCCCGGCGAGCGGCACCAGCGAGGGACGGCAACTGCGGCGCTGGCTCACCCAACTGATCGTGACCGAGCGATTGGTCACCGCCGAGGCCGCCGCGCGTGGCCTGACTGTGGCCGACGCCCCGACCGAGGCGGACCTGCTGCCCGACGTGACCGCCCGGCTGGAGATCGGCAGCGTCGCCGCCGCGGTGCTGGCGGATCCGCGGGCGCGGGCGTTGTTCGCCGACGTCACCGCGGGGGTCGAAGTCACCGACGACGATGTGGCCGGTTACCACGTCCGCAACCCGCTGCGGTTCGCCGCGCTATGCCCCGGCGCGCACGGTTGGCGCGCCCCGGCGGTGGTCCCCCCTCCACTGGGGCAGGTGCGGCACGCGATCACCGAGCATCTGCTGGGGGCCGCGCGCCGTCGCGCGTTCCGGGTATGGCTGGATGCGCACCGGGCCGCGCTGGTCAGGCTGGCCCCCGGCTACGAGCATCCGGGCGACCCGCGTCAACCCGACAACACCCACCGGCACTGA
- a CDS encoding ROK family protein — MLTLCLDIGGTKIAAGLVDPGGSLVYTANCPTPAHAGAEQVWAAIAEMIARALGAAGGAVGGVGIASAGPIDLHSGSVSPINIGSWRGFPLRDRVAAAVPGVPVRLGGDGVCMALGECWLGAGRGARFLLGMVVSTGVGGGLVLDGTPYDGRTGNAGHVGHVVVDQDGSPCRCGGRGCVETVASGPAMARWARVNGWSAPPGAGGKELADAATAGDPVALRAFHRGATALAAMIASVGAVCDLDLVVIGGGVAKSGGLLFDPLRNALADYARLDFLAGLRVVPAELGGEAGLVGAARLAAS; from the coding sequence GTGCTCACCCTGTGCCTTGACATCGGTGGCACCAAGATCGCCGCCGGTCTTGTCGATCCCGGCGGCTCACTCGTCTACACGGCCAATTGTCCTACCCCGGCGCACGCTGGAGCCGAGCAAGTGTGGGCCGCGATTGCCGAGATGATTGCCAGGGCGCTCGGCGCGGCCGGGGGCGCGGTGGGTGGTGTGGGGATCGCCTCGGCCGGCCCTATCGACCTGCACAGTGGGAGCGTCAGCCCGATCAACATCGGATCCTGGCGCGGTTTTCCGCTCCGGGACAGGGTCGCGGCGGCAGTGCCGGGCGTGCCGGTACGGCTGGGTGGCGATGGTGTATGCATGGCGCTCGGCGAATGCTGGCTTGGAGCCGGACGGGGTGCGCGCTTCCTGCTGGGCATGGTGGTGTCCACCGGGGTGGGGGGCGGCTTGGTGCTCGACGGGACACCGTATGACGGCCGCACCGGCAACGCGGGCCACGTCGGCCACGTGGTCGTCGACCAGGACGGATCGCCGTGCCGGTGCGGAGGGCGCGGCTGTGTGGAGACCGTTGCGTCCGGCCCGGCGATGGCGCGTTGGGCGCGGGTCAACGGCTGGTCGGCCCCGCCGGGCGCGGGCGGCAAGGAACTGGCCGACGCGGCGACGGCCGGAGATCCGGTGGCGCTGCGGGCATTTCACCGCGGTGCTACGGCGCTGGCGGCAATGATCGCCTCGGTCGGCGCGGTGTGCGACCTGGACCTGGTCGTCATCGGTGGGGGAGTGGCCAAATCCGGCGGTCTGCTTTTCGACCCGCTGCGCAATGCGTTGGCCGACTATGCCCGGCTGGACTTTCTGGCCGGCCTGCGGGTGGTGCCCGCCGAGCTGGGTGGCGAAGCGGGTCTGGTCGGTGCGGCCAGGCTCGCCGCTAGTTAG
- a CDS encoding winged helix-turn-helix transcriptional regulator: MAVSKKNVSDCPINAALSVIDGRWKGTILWRLCDRPMGTSELKRSIPGIAERMLIRHLHEPVDDGIIVRHDARVVPPCVHYSISEYGATMTPVSANLCGWERSHMRRTARSAAGIARRP, encoded by the coding sequence ATGGCGGTGTCGAAAAAGAATGTCAGCGACTGCCCGATCAACGCCGCACTGTCGGTGATCGACGGTCGCTGGAAGGGCACGATTCTTTGGCGGCTCTGCGATCGGCCGATGGGGACCAGCGAGCTGAAGCGCAGCATCCCCGGCATTGCCGAGCGAATGCTCATTCGCCACCTGCACGAGCCGGTCGACGACGGGATCATCGTGCGCCATGACGCACGCGTGGTGCCGCCCTGTGTGCACTATTCGATCTCCGAATACGGCGCAACAATGACGCCGGTGTCGGCAAATTTGTGCGGCTGGGAACGAAGCCACATGCGGCGCACCGCTCGCTCGGCTGCTGGTATCGCGCGCCGACCCTAA
- the rplJ gene encoding 50S ribosomal protein L10, with translation MARADKATAVADIAEQFKASTATLITEYRGLTVANLAELRRSLTGSANYAVAKNTLIKRAASEAGIEGLDQLFAGPTAIAFVTGEPVDAAKAIKTFAKEHKALVIKGGYMDGRALSVAEVERIADLESREVLLAKLAGAMKGNLAKAAGLFNAPASQVARLAAALQEKKAAAGPAPEPAPAE, from the coding sequence ATGGCCAGGGCTGACAAGGCCACTGCCGTTGCAGACATCGCGGAGCAGTTCAAGGCCTCGACTGCCACGCTGATCACCGAGTACCGCGGCTTGACGGTGGCCAACCTGGCCGAGCTGCGCAGGTCTCTGACGGGGTCGGCGAACTATGCGGTGGCCAAGAACACGCTCATCAAGCGGGCGGCCTCCGAAGCCGGTATCGAGGGTCTCGACCAGCTGTTCGCCGGCCCGACGGCGATCGCGTTCGTCACCGGCGAACCGGTCGACGCTGCCAAGGCCATCAAGACCTTCGCCAAGGAGCACAAGGCGCTGGTCATCAAGGGTGGCTACATGGACGGCCGCGCGTTGAGCGTGGCCGAAGTCGAGCGCATCGCCGACCTGGAGTCTCGCGAGGTGTTGCTGGCCAAGCTGGCCGGCGCGATGAAGGGCAACCTCGCCAAGGCGGCCGGTCTGTTCAACGCGCCGGCCTCGCAGGTGGCCCGGCTCGCTGCCGCACTGCAGGAAAAGAAGGCCGCTGCAGGCCCGGCCCCCGAACCAGCCCCAGCCGAGTAA
- the rplL gene encoding 50S ribosomal protein L7/L12 produces MPKLSSDELLDAFKEMTLLELSDFVKKFEETFEVTAAAPVAVAAAGAAPAGAAAEAAEEQSEFDVILEAAGDKKIGVIKVVREIVSGLGLKEAKDLVDGAPKPLLEKVAKEAADEAKAKLEAAGATVSVK; encoded by the coding sequence ATGCCCAAGCTCTCCTCCGACGAACTGCTCGACGCGTTCAAGGAAATGACCCTGTTGGAGCTCTCCGACTTCGTCAAGAAGTTCGAGGAGACCTTTGAGGTCACCGCCGCCGCTCCGGTCGCCGTCGCCGCCGCCGGCGCCGCCCCGGCGGGTGCTGCGGCCGAGGCCGCCGAGGAGCAATCCGAGTTCGACGTGATCCTCGAGGCCGCCGGCGACAAAAAGATCGGCGTCATCAAGGTTGTCCGCGAGATCGTCTCCGGCCTAGGTCTCAAGGAGGCCAAGGACCTGGTCGACGGCGCGCCCAAGCCGCTGCTCGAGAAGGTCGCGAAGGAGGCCGCGGACGAGGCCAAGGCCAAGCTCGAGGCCGCCGGCGCCACCGTCAGCGTCAAGTAG